From a single Rutidosis leptorrhynchoides isolate AG116_Rl617_1_P2 chromosome 5, CSIRO_AGI_Rlap_v1, whole genome shotgun sequence genomic region:
- the LOC139846745 gene encoding uncharacterized protein codes for MVPFPLTLSSPIMVIPNQPSITTQLESRLDAQDEKIELLSTQVQELNLSMKKIVSELPRSIEKLIADQAIEIFISGLEKDIGNWLRILNPESCDRAMDLARHVAIATAHGGNTISRRNTIIEWKASASVDRKGNPNSKGSRAYSSCSSERPNYCNEKASPITSPCYQSSKPQSQTSPHTHQAQRNPYFPNRPVNPTFTSICHLTKIDEGESTKEEENCSIKFTGVQGNLRLHGIDSPLLNHTSLNNFVERNLPQLSTKINSNTMVSQSTFSSSENLIKVKDIRESELHGSTFFSKIDFKLGFYQVGIRKSNVNKTTFVTIGGQHEFLSEPSVLTNTHALLLKWAVDTTVKINYLPRMYTDSFDLTMGSCLTPYTFLQDEKQTRQ; via the exons ATGGTTCCATTTCCACTTACCCTATCCTCTCCAATAATGGTGATTCCAAATCAGCCTTCGATTACCACTCAATTAGAGTCTCGATTAGATGCACAAGATGAAAAAATAGAATTATTATCAACTCAAGTGCAAGAGCTCAATTTATCAATGAAGAAAATCGTCTCTGAATTACCCAGATCTATTGAAAAGCTAATTGCAG ATCAAGCAATTGAGATTTTTATAAGTGGATTAGAAAAAGATATTGGAAATTGGTTACGAATTTTGAATCCGGAGTCTTGTGATCGAGCGATGGATCTCGCACGCCATGTCGCCATAGCCACCGCTCATGGAGGAAATACAATTTCCAGGAGAAATACGATTATTGAATGGAAGGCGTCTGCCTCAGTTGATCGTAAAGGTAACCCTAATTCTAAGGGCTCACGTGCTTATTCTTCATGTTCCAGTGAAAGGCCAAATTATTGCAATGAAAAAGCAAGCCCAATTACGAGCCCATGTTATCAATCAAGTAAGCCACAATCTCAAACAAGCCCACACACTCACCAAGCCCAACGGAACCCTTATTTTCCTAATAGGCCTGTTAACCCTACTTTCACCTCAATCTGTCATCTGACCAAAATTGACGAAGGTGAATCGACCAAAGAAGAAGAAAACTGCTCAATTAAATTTACAGGAGTTCAGGGTAATCTGAGACTGCACGGAATTGATTCACCACTCTTAAATCATACTTCACTCAATAATTTTGTAGAACGAAATCTCCCTCAGCTCTCTACAAAGATAAACTCCAACACAATGGTAAGTCAAAGCACTTTTTCAAGCTCAGAAAATCTTATCAAGGTAAAAGACATTAGAGAATCTGAACTTCATGGTTCcactttcttttcaaagatagattttaAATTGGGGTTTTATCAAGTGGGGATTCGCAAATCAAATGTGAACAAGACAACCTTTGTTACTATTGGTGGACAACACGAATTCCTTAGTGAGCCTTCTGTTTTGACAAATACACATGCTTTGCTTCTCAAATGGGCTGTTGACACCACTGTTAAAATCAACTATCTCCCTCGCATGTACACTGATTCATTTGATCTTACCATGGGTAGTTGTTTAACACCTTATACATTCTTGCAAGATGAAAAACAAACTCGACAATAG